In the Topomyia yanbarensis strain Yona2022 chromosome 3, ASM3024719v1, whole genome shotgun sequence genome, one interval contains:
- the LOC131688346 gene encoding uncharacterized protein LOC131688346 has translation MDSICLQCSEPVTTLNQLKCQGFCDRIMHLSCSTLTRPKLDMINDSANIFCLCDSCVDLMKSSAVNAAFTALSEAFRLLTDTHKTALEALKAEMEKTRKSVESATTLPATPISWPVPNRAGGKRARETEDDKFPSKSDVPSLTCGKKKGDVAKVPTITVQPATSKCWIYLSRIATTVSEAEVGAMVKECLSTDDPVEVKKLVKKDANLSGLNFISFKIGVDPQLREMALNADTWPDGMYFREFIDFRQERNNDGKHGFRKTPRLG, from the coding sequence ATGGATTCGATCTGCCTGCAGTGCTCCGAGCCGGTAACCACTTTGAATCAGCTGAAATGCCAAGGATTTTGCGACAGAATCATGCATCTATCGTGTTCAACGCTCACTCGTCCAAAATTGGACATGATTAACGATTCAGCGAATATATTCTGCCTTTGCGACAGCTGtgtggatttgatgaaatcctccgcAGTGAATGCAGCTTTTACAGCATTGAGCGAAGCGTTCCGTTTGCTGACCGACACACATAAAACAGCGCTTGAAGCATTAAAGGCTGAAATGGAGAAAACCAGAAAATCAGTGGAATCCGCAACGACATTGCCTGCAACTCCCATATCATGGCCCGTTCCAAATAGAGCTGGAGGCAAACGTGCTCGCGAGACGGAGGATGATAAATTTCCTTCTAAATCCGATGTCCCCAGTCTAACGTGTGGCAAGAAAAAGGGTGATGTAGCAAAGGTACCCACAATCACTGTTCAACCTGCTACTAGTAAATGCTGGATTTACTTGTCACGAATTGCTACCACCGTTTCCGAAGCTGAGGTTGGTGCTATGGTTAAGGAGTGCCTTTCAACGGACGATCCGGTCGAAGTGAAGAAGTTAGTGAAAAAAGACGCAAATTTGAGCGGACttaatttcatttctttcaaaattggtgttgacccTCAACTTCGTGAAATGGCTCTCAATGCCGATACCTGGCCGGATGGGATGTATTTCCGCGAGTTCATCGACTTTCGGCAAGAACGTAATAATGACGGGAAGCATGGGTTTCGGAAAACACCTCGACTGGGATAA